A window of Clostridium sp. Marseille-P299 contains these coding sequences:
- the nifS gene encoding cysteine desulfurase NifS, whose product MNKTIYLDNAATTQTKVEVVEAMLPYFNEKFGNPSSIYDFAAQNKTAVTDARDTIAKAIGCNTNEIFFTAGGTEADNWAIKGVAESYKNKGNHIITSKIEHHAVLHTCEYLEKNGYEVTYLNVDENGLVKLDELKAAIRPTTILISIMFANNEIGTIQPIKEIGQIAKENGILFHTDAVQAFGQLPIDVQELNIDMLSASGHKINGPKGIGFLYIKNGTKIRSFIHGGAQERKRRAGTENVPGIVGLGKATEIACRDMEEKTRKEIELRDYLIDRTLKEIPYTRLNGHRRNRLPNNANFSFQFIEGESLLIMLDMKGICGSSGSACTSGSLDPSHVLLAIGLPHEIAHGSLRLTLSENTTKEEIDYTIDCMKEIVAKLRDMSPLYEDFMKKNKK is encoded by the coding sequence ATGAATAAAACAATTTATTTGGATAATGCAGCGACTACTCAAACAAAAGTAGAAGTAGTGGAAGCAATGCTTCCATATTTTAATGAAAAATTTGGAAATCCATCAAGCATATATGATTTTGCAGCTCAAAATAAAACAGCTGTTACAGACGCAAGAGATACAATAGCAAAAGCGATTGGATGCAACACGAATGAAATCTTTTTCACTGCTGGTGGTACAGAAGCAGATAACTGGGCAATCAAGGGTGTAGCTGAAAGCTATAAAAATAAGGGCAATCATATTATTACATCTAAAATAGAACATCATGCAGTTTTGCATACTTGTGAATACTTAGAGAAGAATGGATATGAGGTGACATACCTTAATGTTGATGAGAATGGCCTTGTAAAACTAGATGAATTAAAGGCAGCGATTCGTCCAACTACGATTTTGATTTCTATTATGTTTGCAAATAATGAGATTGGTACGATTCAACCAATCAAAGAAATTGGTCAAATTGCAAAAGAAAATGGTATCTTATTCCACACAGATGCTGTTCAAGCGTTTGGACAACTTCCAATTGATGTGCAAGAATTAAATATTGATATGTTAAGTGCAAGTGGTCACAAAATTAATGGACCAAAGGGCATTGGATTCCTTTATATTAAAAATGGAACTAAGATTCGTTCTTTCATCCATGGTGGAGCACAGGAAAGAAAACGTAGAGCTGGAACAGAAAACGTACCAGGTATTGTAGGCCTTGGTAAAGCAACTGAAATTGCCTGTCGTGATATGGAAGAAAAGACAAGAAAAGAAATTGAATTAAGAGATTACTTAATTGATCGAACATTAAAAGAAATTCCATATACTAGATTAAACGGTCATAGAAGAAACCGTCTACCAAACAATGCAAACTTTAGTTTTCAATTTATTGAAGGTGAATCATTACTAATCATGCTTGATATGAAAGGTATTTGTGGTTCTAGTGGTTCTGCTTGTACATCAGGCTCCCTTGACCCATCTCATGTATTATTAGCAATTGGCTTACCACACGAGATTGCACATGGTTCATTAAGATTAACACTTAGTGAGAATACAACAAAAGAAGAAATCGATTATACCATTGATTGTATGAAGGAAATCGTTGCAAAATTAAGAGATATGTCTCCATTATACGAAGATTTTATGAAGAAAAATAAAAAATAG
- a CDS encoding Rqc2 family fibronectin-binding protein, whose protein sequence is MALDGFVISNMIHELTEKLVGGRIVKISQPEKDELILTIKNYDQFKLFISASAGLPLIYLTENSKPNPMNAPNFCMLLRKHLNSARIISITQPEFERIVQIEIEHLDEMGDLCKKYLIVEIMGKHSNIIFCDQEFKIVDSIKHISGFVSSVREVLPGREYFIPKTMEKFNPMTITKEEFMESVLSKPISITKALYQSLTGISPLLANEICHRASIDGEQPTAILTEDIKLHLYNNFLRVMELVSSHDYAPNIVYKNGEPIEFSSLTLTCYEGVEGISAEAYDSISTLLEHYFSKKNTITRIRQKSADLRKIVTNAIERSSKKYDLQQKQLKDTEKRDKYKVYGELLTTYGYSAEPGAKSIRVLNYYTNEEIDIPLDPELTALENAKQYFEKYNKLKRTYEAITKFIVETKEELEHLESIKTSFDIALQEEDLVELKEELIQFGYVKRHFTAGKGPGNKKQNKKPKITSKPFHYLSSDGYHIYVGKNNFQNDELTFNFANGGDWWFHAKGIPGSHVIVKSGGDELPDRVFEEAGSLAAYYSKGRDGEKVEIDYVERKHIKKPSGAKPGFVVYYTNYSLIASPDISSLTLISE, encoded by the coding sequence ATGGCACTTGATGGATTTGTCATTTCAAATATGATACATGAATTAACCGAGAAATTAGTAGGTGGAAGAATCGTTAAAATTAGTCAACCTGAAAAGGATGAATTAATTTTAACAATAAAAAATTACGACCAATTTAAGCTGTTTATTTCAGCCTCTGCTGGTTTGCCTCTTATTTATTTAACAGAAAATAGCAAGCCTAATCCTATGAATGCACCTAATTTTTGTATGTTGCTTCGTAAGCATTTAAACAGTGCAAGGATTATTTCAATTACTCAGCCAGAGTTTGAGAGAATCGTACAAATTGAAATTGAACATCTTGATGAGATGGGTGATCTGTGCAAAAAATATTTAATTGTTGAAATCATGGGTAAGCATAGTAATATTATTTTTTGCGATCAAGAATTTAAAATTGTAGATAGCATTAAGCATATTTCTGGTTTTGTTAGCTCTGTACGTGAAGTACTTCCTGGTAGAGAATATTTCATTCCAAAAACCATGGAAAAATTTAATCCAATGACAATTACTAAAGAAGAATTTATGGAATCGGTACTATCAAAACCAATTAGTATTACAAAGGCACTATATCAAAGTTTAACAGGGATTAGTCCTCTTCTCGCGAACGAAATATGTCATCGTGCTTCTATTGACGGGGAGCAGCCAACTGCAATATTGACAGAAGATATTAAACTTCATTTGTATAATAATTTTTTACGAGTTATGGAGTTAGTTAGCTCGCACGATTATGCACCTAATATTGTGTATAAAAATGGTGAACCAATTGAATTTTCAAGCCTTACACTTACTTGTTATGAAGGTGTAGAAGGTATATCAGCAGAGGCTTACGATTCTATTTCAACATTACTAGAACATTATTTTTCTAAGAAAAATACCATTACAAGGATTCGCCAAAAATCTGCTGATCTTCGTAAAATTGTAACAAATGCTATTGAACGTAGTAGTAAGAAATATGATTTACAACAAAAACAATTAAAAGATACTGAAAAAAGGGACAAGTATAAGGTGTACGGTGAACTTCTTACAACTTATGGTTATTCCGCTGAACCTGGTGCGAAATCAATTCGAGTTTTAAATTATTACACTAATGAAGAAATTGATATTCCTCTTGACCCAGAACTTACAGCCCTTGAAAATGCAAAACAATATTTTGAAAAATATAATAAATTAAAGCGTACTTATGAAGCTATCACAAAATTTATCGTAGAGACGAAGGAAGAATTAGAACACTTAGAATCTATCAAAACTTCCTTTGATATTGCGCTGCAAGAAGAAGATCTAGTTGAATTAAAAGAAGAATTAATACAATTTGGTTATGTAAAACGCCATTTTACTGCAGGCAAAGGTCCAGGAAATAAGAAACAAAATAAGAAACCTAAAATAACTAGCAAACCATTCCATTATCTTTCCTCCGATGGTTATCACATCTATGTTGGAAAAAATAATTTTCAAAATGATGAACTTACCTTTAATTTTGCAAATGGCGGAGATTGGTGGTTCCACGCAAAAGGAATTCCTGGCTCTCATGTTATTGTAAAATCAGGTGGAGATGAATTACCAGATCGCGTTTTTGAAGAAGCTGGAAGTTTAGCAGCTTATTATTCCAAAGGTAGAGATGGGGAAAAAGTTGAGATTGATTATGTGGAACGTAAACATATCAAGAAACCAAGTGGTGCAAAACCAGGGTTTGTTGTTTATTATACCAACTATTCTCTAATTGCTAGCCCTGATATAAGTTCTTTAACATTAATAAGTGAATAG
- a CDS encoding histidinol-phosphatase HisJ family protein, with protein sequence MILADYHCHCYFSSDSKSKPEDMVKMAISRGLKTLCFTDHLDYLYPSEIENDFIFNPKERQLELLQLKELYRDDIEILIGAELGLRNEPDIKSAVKTYYENITQEISYDFLIGSTHVLEKKDPYYKEYWEGKTIKEGITDYFSSIIHNSSFYDTFQVYGHLDYIIRYLPVEHKDYQYNEYSDLIDMALKSLLEHGKGIECNSAGLKYQLGFPHPKVEILKRYKELGGEILTIGSDAHKPEHIAYDFPVVKDLLESIGYRYYTVFKDQKPAFIKLS encoded by the coding sequence ATGATTTTAGCTGACTATCATTGTCACTGTTACTTCTCTTCTGATTCCAAAAGCAAACCAGAGGACATGGTTAAAATGGCGATTTCTCGCGGACTAAAAACACTTTGTTTTACAGATCACCTGGATTATTTATATCCTTCTGAAATCGAGAATGACTTTATATTTAACCCAAAAGAGCGACAATTAGAATTATTACAATTAAAAGAATTGTATCGAGATGATATTGAGATATTAATAGGTGCTGAACTTGGACTAAGGAATGAACCCGATATTAAATCAGCAGTAAAAACTTACTATGAGAATATAACACAGGAAATCTCCTATGACTTTCTTATTGGTTCAACTCATGTTTTAGAAAAAAAAGATCCCTACTATAAGGAATATTGGGAAGGAAAAACCATAAAAGAAGGGATTACTGATTACTTTTCGTCCATTATTCACAATAGCTCTTTTTACGATACATTTCAGGTATATGGACACCTTGATTATATTATTCGCTATCTTCCAGTAGAACATAAAGACTATCAATACAATGAATACTCTGATTTGATTGATATGGCTTTAAAATCTTTATTAGAACATGGTAAAGGAATTGAATGCAATTCTGCTGGACTTAAATATCAATTAGGATTTCCTCATCCAAAAGTGGAAATTCTAAAACGATATAAAGAACTTGGTGGAGAGATTTTAACCATTGGTTCCGATGCTCATAAGCCTGAGCATATTGCGTACGATTTCCCTGTCGTAAAAGACTTACTAGAGTCCATTGGATACCGCTATTATACGGTATTTAAGGATCAAAAGCCTGCGTTTATCAAGTTATCTTAG
- a CDS encoding DedA family protein: MQDIIIEIMNQFGYFGILFLIAVENVFPPIPSEVILTFGGFMTTYSTMQPVIVVIVSTIGSLLGAIILYGVGRILSPERMKKILDGKIGQVLHFKSEDVEKSVNWFQKKGKITVLFCRCIPIVRSLISIPAGMAKMNLGLFFLFTTIGSLVWNTILVYLGVVAGASWERIAGYVDTYASVTLVVLVVVFLIAAAIFYKTRFKKNKDK; this comes from the coding sequence ATGCAAGATATTATTATTGAGATAATGAATCAGTTTGGCTACTTTGGAATTTTATTTTTAATTGCAGTTGAGAATGTATTTCCACCGATTCCTTCAGAAGTTATATTAACCTTTGGTGGATTTATGACAACCTATTCTACGATGCAACCAGTTATCGTTGTAATAGTTTCAACGATTGGTTCATTGCTTGGTGCTATTATTTTATACGGTGTTGGTCGTATTTTATCTCCAGAAAGAATGAAAAAAATCTTAGATGGTAAAATTGGACAAGTTCTTCATTTTAAAAGTGAAGATGTTGAGAAATCAGTGAATTGGTTTCAGAAAAAAGGAAAGATAACAGTATTATTTTGTAGATGTATTCCTATTGTTCGTAGTTTGATTTCCATTCCAGCTGGTATGGCTAAGATGAATTTAGGATTATTTTTCTTATTTACAACTATCGGTAGTCTTGTATGGAATACTATATTAGTGTATCTTGGTGTTGTTGCGGGTGCTTCTTGGGAGAGAATTGCTGGCTATGTTGATACATATGCAAGCGTTACTCTAGTTGTTCTTGTAGTTGTATTCCTTATTGCAGCTGCAATATTTTATAAAACTAGATTTAAAAAAAATAAAGATAAATAA
- the mnmA gene encoding tRNA 2-thiouridine(34) synthase MnmA gives MKKVVVGMSGGVDSSVAAYLLKKAGYDVIGVTMQIWQDQEEVVLEESGGCCGLSAVDDARRVANALDIPYYVMNFKQEFQTNVIDYFVEEYLQGKTPNPCIACNRYVKWESLLTRSLSIGADYIATGHYARVVKLDNGRYALKKSATAAKDQTYALYNLTQEQLSKTLMPVGEYTKDQIRAIAEEIGLMVANKPDSQEICFIPDHDYASFISEQTNKPIKEGNFVDTSGKILGKHKGIIHYTVGQRKGLGIALGKPAFVVEIRPETNEVVIGTNDEVFTNTLYANNLNHMAVETFEDGLEVIAKIRYNHEGAKCRLTMVGDDIVRCDFIEPQRAVTPGQAVVFYDGDIVVGGGTIIRESEVQS, from the coding sequence ATGAAAAAAGTTGTAGTAGGCATGTCTGGTGGAGTAGATTCCTCAGTTGCTGCTTATCTTTTAAAAAAAGCAGGATATGATGTCATAGGTGTTACTATGCAGATCTGGCAGGATCAAGAAGAGGTAGTACTTGAAGAAAGCGGCGGTTGCTGTGGACTTAGTGCAGTAGACGATGCAAGACGTGTTGCCAATGCATTAGATATTCCTTATTATGTTATGAATTTCAAGCAAGAATTTCAAACGAATGTAATAGATTATTTCGTAGAAGAGTATCTTCAAGGAAAAACTCCAAATCCTTGTATAGCCTGCAATAGATATGTAAAATGGGAATCTCTTTTAACTAGATCTTTAAGTATCGGAGCGGATTATATTGCAACTGGTCATTACGCAAGAGTGGTAAAGCTTGATAATGGTAGATATGCTCTTAAAAAATCAGCAACTGCAGCAAAGGACCAGACTTATGCATTATATAACTTAACACAAGAGCAATTGTCAAAGACCTTAATGCCTGTTGGTGAATATACAAAAGACCAAATACGAGCAATCGCAGAGGAAATTGGTTTAATGGTTGCTAACAAGCCAGATAGTCAAGAAATCTGTTTTATTCCAGATCATGACTATGCTAGCTTTATTAGTGAGCAAACAAATAAACCAATTAAAGAAGGTAATTTTGTTGATACTTCTGGTAAGATTTTAGGAAAACATAAGGGTATTATTCATTATACCGTTGGTCAGAGAAAAGGACTTGGTATCGCTCTTGGAAAACCAGCATTCGTTGTTGAAATACGTCCAGAAACCAATGAAGTTGTTATTGGAACCAATGATGAAGTGTTTACAAATACTTTGTATGCTAATAACTTAAATCATATGGCAGTGGAAACATTTGAAGATGGTTTAGAGGTTATAGCTAAGATTCGCTATAATCATGAAGGAGCAAAATGCCGCCTTACAATGGTTGGAGATGACATTGTAAGATGTGATTTTATAGAGCCACAACGTGCGGTAACACCAGGACAAGCAGTAGTTTTTTATGATGGTGATATTGTAGTTGGTGGTGGAACTATCATTCGCGAAAGCGAAGTGCAATCCTAA
- a CDS encoding putative polysaccharide biosynthesis protein yields MSKNTIIKGTIILTIAGLITRIIGFFYKIFLSNALGAELLGVYQLVFPIYGICFTIYASGIQTGISKLVAEEVGHCNLKGAKKILKVGILLSFSIATILGILVFKNSDFIATRILLEAKSASSLRILAIVFPFCGITACINGYYYGLKRAGIPATTQLLEQIIRVGVVYYLAYKLGNGSIKATCELAVFGLVIGEIASNIYNIISLIVVKPNKKDFLMNSKSTLTDKNTKKHLKELSGISFPLTINRLLISLLHSFESILIPSLLKKHGLSNVEALSLYGILTGMTIPFLLFPSTITNSLSVLLLPTISEANAKNNNKMIAHTISVSIKYSLMLGIFSTGIFIFFGNPLGIAVFNQPAAGTYLVILSWLCPFLYVGTTMGSILNGLGKTHLNFINSILALSIRILLMVILIPKQGITGYLISLLISQLLSAALDTVFIYKTVYFPFDAMNSLLKPAVVIGCTSSFFYQLYCFLLEKTQISNLILILLTCIVICILYVAFLIMFQSIKAGEWKS; encoded by the coding sequence ATGAGCAAAAATACGATTATTAAGGGTACAATCATTTTGACCATTGCAGGCCTAATCACCCGTATTATTGGCTTCTTTTATAAAATCTTCCTTTCAAATGCACTAGGTGCAGAGCTCTTAGGGGTATATCAACTTGTATTTCCAATCTACGGTATTTGTTTTACCATTTATGCTTCAGGAATACAAACAGGTATCTCAAAATTAGTAGCTGAAGAAGTTGGTCATTGTAATTTAAAAGGAGCGAAAAAAATACTAAAGGTCGGTATTTTATTATCTTTTAGTATTGCTACTATACTTGGTATTCTAGTATTTAAAAACAGTGATTTTATAGCTACTAGAATACTCCTTGAAGCAAAAAGCGCCTCTTCCTTACGAATTCTTGCTATTGTTTTCCCCTTTTGCGGTATAACTGCTTGTATTAATGGCTACTATTACGGATTAAAGCGAGCTGGTATCCCTGCTACCACTCAATTGTTAGAACAAATCATACGTGTAGGTGTAGTATATTATCTCGCATACAAACTGGGTAATGGTAGTATTAAAGCGACCTGTGAGCTAGCTGTTTTTGGTCTTGTCATTGGAGAAATAGCTTCTAATATATATAATATTATATCACTAATTGTCGTAAAACCAAACAAAAAAGATTTTTTAATGAATTCTAAGAGTACTTTAACAGACAAGAACACTAAAAAACATCTAAAAGAACTCTCAGGAATTAGCTTTCCTTTAACGATAAATCGTTTACTAATTAGCCTTTTACATAGCTTTGAATCTATCCTAATACCTAGTTTATTAAAAAAGCACGGGCTATCCAATGTGGAAGCTTTGAGTTTATATGGTATTTTAACTGGTATGACAATACCTTTTTTACTATTTCCTTCTACAATAACAAATTCACTATCTGTTTTATTATTGCCAACTATTTCTGAGGCAAATGCAAAAAATAATAATAAAATGATTGCACATACAATCAGTGTTTCAATAAAGTACAGTTTAATGCTTGGAATTTTTAGTACAGGGATTTTCATATTCTTTGGAAATCCTCTTGGTATCGCCGTATTTAATCAACCTGCTGCTGGAACTTATTTAGTAATTTTATCTTGGCTATGTCCATTCCTATATGTAGGTACTACTATGGGAAGTATCTTAAATGGACTAGGTAAAACCCATTTAAACTTTATTAATTCAATTTTAGCGTTATCCATTCGAATTTTACTGATGGTAATTCTTATTCCAAAGCAAGGTATTACAGGCTATTTGATTAGCCTTTTAATAAGTCAACTTTTATCAGCAGCACTTGACACAGTATTTATTTACAAAACCGTTTACTTCCCATTTGATGCTATGAATTCCTTACTAAAACCAGCAGTTGTTATTGGATGCACCTCTTCTTTTTTCTATCAACTCTATTGCTTTTTACTTGAAAAAACTCAGATAAGCAACTTGATTCTTATCTTACTTACTTGCATTGTAATCTGCATTTTGTACGTTGCTTTTTTAATTATGTTCCAATCGATAAAAGCAGGTGAATGGAAGTCATAG
- the nifU gene encoding Fe-S cluster assembly scaffold protein NifU → MYSEKVMDHFQNPRNMGEIENASGVGTVGNAKCGDIMRMYLDIDDNGIINEVKFKTFGCGAAVATSSMATELVKGLTIEEALKVTNKAVMEALDGLPAAKVHCSLLAEEAIHAALWDYAEKKGIKIEGLQKPKNDIHEDDPEEEEEF, encoded by the coding sequence ATGTACAGTGAAAAGGTTATGGATCACTTTCAAAACCCAAGAAACATGGGAGAAATAGAAAATGCAAGTGGTGTAGGTACAGTAGGTAATGCTAAATGTGGAGACATTATGAGAATGTACCTTGATATTGATGATAATGGAATCATTAATGAAGTAAAGTTTAAGACATTCGGATGTGGCGCTGCAGTTGCAACAAGCAGTATGGCAACTGAGTTAGTAAAGGGTCTTACAATTGAAGAAGCTCTTAAGGTTACTAACAAAGCAGTTATGGAGGCACTTGATGGATTGCCAGCAGCTAAGGTACACTGTTCTTTATTAGCTGAAGAAGCAATTCACGCAGCTCTTTGGGATTATGCTGAAAAGAAAGGTATCAAAATTGAAGGCCTTCAAAAACCTAAGAACGATATTCATGAAGATGATCCAGAGGAAGAAGAAGAATTTTAG